A portion of the Methylobacterium nodulans ORS 2060 genome contains these proteins:
- a CDS encoding glucose/sorbosone dehydrogenase-like protein, translating into MQAISDSQLNGCPPNGKIGDGPDNDSHASPENVVLPDGYSLQAFATGLTFPTAITFSNDQVWVSESGPTPDTVPQVVQIGPDGHPIPVLSSDQLPAGVLAGPITDITFHDGEIWVAHRQVGANGWLVGAISKFDPANPVDTFTTVLTNLPSTGDHYTEEITFDASGRLYFSQGSATNSSVVGPDNELVSGWLSQFPDFHDFAAHDVVLNGTEFHAPVSIPGLNPENQVTAPFMPFGSGPIAPGTVIPAATPDAPQEGMIAGNAAVYSFDPTADDPASTLQLEGWGFRNPFGIGFDPFNPDLLFATNNGADIRSAPLDGLQVVESRPIANDFDDLFVMNAGGTAEFFGWPDFFHDPNTGAVLPVTDPLFAQGDLPIPPPGFVLDENFRSGLQTEPAVAQFEYHSSANKFDFSTDDQFGSVGDLFVAETGSFVPVTGAQDLVGYKVVQVDRDTGTVSDFITHTSNTVDDIFDPNGFNKPIDIKFQDSTMFIVDFGVFEPGLNLAQPETGKVWILSPTTNDPNGALLE; encoded by the coding sequence ATGCAAGCGATTAGCGATTCCCAGTTGAATGGTTGCCCGCCGAATGGCAAAATCGGCGACGGTCCCGACAACGACAGCCACGCATCCCCTGAGAATGTTGTCCTCCCAGACGGCTACTCCCTGCAGGCTTTCGCGACCGGTTTGACGTTCCCGACCGCCATTACGTTCTCGAACGATCAGGTCTGGGTGAGCGAATCAGGACCCACACCCGACACGGTGCCTCAGGTCGTGCAGATCGGTCCCGATGGGCACCCGATCCCTGTGCTCTCGAGCGACCAGCTCCCTGCGGGCGTTCTGGCCGGCCCCATCACCGACATCACCTTCCACGACGGCGAGATCTGGGTTGCGCACCGGCAGGTCGGCGCCAACGGCTGGCTGGTCGGCGCTATCTCGAAATTCGATCCCGCCAATCCGGTCGACACCTTCACGACCGTGTTGACGAACCTGCCTTCCACCGGGGACCACTACACCGAAGAGATCACCTTTGACGCTTCGGGTCGCCTGTATTTCTCACAGGGGAGCGCCACGAATTCGAGTGTTGTCGGGCCGGACAACGAGCTCGTGTCGGGCTGGCTCTCGCAATTCCCCGATTTCCACGATTTCGCGGCGCACGACGTCGTGTTGAACGGCACCGAATTCCATGCGCCCGTTTCCATCCCCGGGCTCAACCCCGAGAACCAGGTAACAGCGCCGTTTATGCCGTTCGGCTCCGGCCCGATCGCACCGGGCACCGTCATACCCGCAGCCACGCCGGACGCACCACAAGAAGGGATGATCGCAGGGAATGCGGCCGTCTATTCCTTTGATCCGACGGCTGATGATCCCGCGTCCACCCTGCAGCTCGAGGGCTGGGGATTCCGCAATCCCTTCGGCATTGGCTTTGACCCGTTTAACCCCGATTTGCTGTTCGCGACCAACAACGGCGCCGATATCCGGTCCGCTCCGTTGGATGGGCTGCAAGTGGTCGAGTCGCGGCCGATCGCGAACGATTTCGACGATCTCTTCGTCATGAACGCGGGCGGGACAGCGGAGTTCTTCGGATGGCCGGACTTCTTCCATGATCCAAATACGGGCGCTGTGCTGCCCGTTACCGATCCTCTGTTCGCTCAAGGCGACCTGCCGATCCCTCCTCCGGGCTTTGTCTTGGACGAGAACTTCCGGAGCGGCTTGCAGACCGAACCTGCTGTTGCCCAATTCGAGTATCACTCATCGGCCAACAAGTTCGATTTCTCGACGGACGACCAGTTCGGCTCAGTGGGAGATTTGTTTGTCGCCGAGACCGGCTCGTTCGTGCCGGTCACGGGAGCACAGGACCTGGTCGGCTACAAGGTCGTCCAGGTTGATCGCGACACCGGGACCGTGAGCGACTTCATCACGCACACCAGCAATACGGTCGATGATATCTTCGACCCGAACGGGTTCAACAAGCCGATCGACATTAAATTCCAGGATAGCACGATGTTCATCGTGGACTTCGGAGTGTTCGAGCCGGGACTTAACCTGGCACAACCCGAGACCGGAAAGGTGTGGATCCTCTCTCCAACCACCAACGACCCAAACGGCGCGCTGTTGGAGTGA
- a CDS encoding TetR/AcrR family transcriptional regulator, with protein sequence MPLPRFERLPIETRTAFLAVARSHFARDGRDGASLNKIIGDSGFSKTSAYNYFDGKDDLFEAVVADSFRRVSEVLGEWPVARDEAALWRNFHAANDRLNRFLLANPDDRSLLAGAGSRSEPPKWLHAFFTNAVELGLVDVSPGRELLESATLAVLRSFDEWALGRLPAEADAGATARVKELLRRLWAC encoded by the coding sequence ATGCCGCTCCCTCGCTTTGAACGGCTCCCCATTGAGACGCGAACTGCGTTCCTCGCGGTAGCGCGCTCGCATTTCGCGCGCGATGGACGAGACGGAGCGTCGCTCAACAAGATCATCGGCGACTCCGGGTTCTCCAAGACTTCGGCCTACAACTACTTCGACGGCAAGGACGACCTCTTCGAAGCGGTCGTCGCGGATTCGTTTCGCCGCGTCAGCGAAGTTCTCGGCGAGTGGCCCGTCGCTCGTGACGAGGCCGCGCTGTGGAGAAACTTCCACGCCGCGAATGACAGGCTCAATCGCTTCCTGCTCGCAAACCCGGATGATCGCTCGCTGCTTGCAGGTGCCGGCTCACGGTCCGAACCGCCGAAGTGGCTCCATGCGTTCTTCACCAACGCAGTCGAGCTCGGACTCGTCGACGTCTCGCCGGGCCGAGAGTTGCTGGAGAGCGCGACGCTCGCGGTCCTCCGCTCGTTTGACGAGTGGGCGCTCGGCCGATTGCCTGCCGAGGCGGATGCGGGCGCGACCGCTCGCGTGAAGGAGCTCTTGCGTCGGCTCTGGGCTTGCTGA
- a CDS encoding helix-turn-helix domain-containing protein: MPLEDISIDGRDMSLRERKLCWQALVGEHLADVELDASPDIPAGEAFAGTLRIRSFERGTLADIASGGQVLTRTADRIRRAKSDAVLFNIILSGHCRLEQDGRQAVPTAGSLFLYESARPYHIETSPDFRTIVVMIDRGRLERSLGNLRFYTGRAMCSVDTVARIAGSFWQTLSSQLDGVPDAAANTLIEAGIDVVIPALRSMAGDRAEGSEACELTVMRATAFIASAFHRESLTVDDIAAAAGVSTRRLQECFKEKGLTPMEQLRKHRLKHAHDRLNDGHCQNLSVLSIMSQSGFSDPAHFSRAFRKEYGISPSAARSASQRRPAVRVA, encoded by the coding sequence ATGCCGTTGGAGGACATTTCTATTGACGGCCGCGATATGTCTCTGAGGGAGAGAAAGTTGTGCTGGCAGGCACTTGTCGGCGAGCATTTGGCCGATGTCGAACTCGACGCCTCCCCCGATATTCCCGCAGGTGAGGCATTCGCCGGGACGCTTCGGATCCGAAGCTTCGAGCGCGGCACGCTCGCAGACATCGCCAGCGGGGGACAGGTGCTCACCCGCACGGCCGATCGCATCCGTCGGGCGAAGTCCGACGCGGTCCTGTTCAATATCATCCTCTCGGGGCATTGCCGCCTCGAGCAGGACGGGCGCCAGGCTGTACCAACGGCGGGCAGCCTCTTCCTCTATGAGAGCGCGCGTCCCTACCACATCGAGACCTCGCCCGATTTCCGCACCATTGTCGTCATGATCGACCGCGGACGGCTCGAGAGGAGCCTCGGAAATCTGCGCTTCTATACCGGACGAGCGATGTGCTCGGTCGACACGGTGGCGCGCATTGCAGGCTCGTTCTGGCAGACTCTCTCGAGTCAACTCGACGGCGTTCCGGATGCTGCGGCCAACACGCTGATCGAAGCCGGCATCGACGTCGTCATCCCCGCTCTGAGGTCGATGGCGGGTGACCGGGCAGAGGGATCGGAAGCCTGCGAACTGACGGTCATGCGCGCCACGGCGTTCATCGCCAGCGCCTTCCACAGGGAGAGCCTGACCGTCGACGACATTGCCGCGGCCGCCGGCGTTTCGACGCGCCGTCTCCAGGAATGCTTCAAGGAAAAGGGGCTCACGCCGATGGAGCAGTTGCGCAAGCACCGCCTGAAGCACGCCCACGATCGCCTGAACGACGGCCATTGCCAGAACCTGTCGGTCCTCAGCATCATGAGCCAGTCGGGCTTCAGCGATCCGGCGCATTTCAGCCGGGCGTTCCGCAAGGAATACGGCATATCCCCATCGGCTGCTCGATCCGCCTCGCAGCGCCGCCCCGCAGTTCGGGTCGCCTGA
- a CDS encoding MFS transporter codes for MSTALSMAFGAFVVGVSELMTAGISDVMATDLGVSVASVGSLIFWHAVAYAVAPPLLLSLRPRRERRTLLLVSAAIFTLASVAVAGAPGIGTALVGRVVQGGASGIVLAIAISCAGESVPGNQRGRAMATVLMGLSLALVAGVPLGVLIAEVSGWRSAFYGVAAGGAGLCGLLIAQPDLGQAGPHGRHEGGGHPQPMGRRQVAALVVSLAWMSAYSTMFSYAAPLLKHRFDLDGAGLSVAIVAFGTACMGGGYLGGALSDAISEHRAAILAIVLNALVIAAFPFLAGGLASAVTFMAAWGLSSWMVVAPVQAILASGEGSVDVALGLNNSGIQVGIGIGALIGGILHEQHPAHHASASLLLLLLALGACLAVPRMQARAAPMT; via the coding sequence GTGTCGACGGCCCTTTCCATGGCGTTCGGCGCGTTCGTCGTCGGCGTCTCCGAGCTGATGACGGCCGGCATCTCCGACGTGATGGCGACGGATCTCGGCGTGTCCGTCGCGTCGGTCGGCTCGTTGATCTTCTGGCATGCGGTTGCCTATGCGGTCGCACCTCCCCTGCTGCTGTCGCTGAGGCCCAGGCGTGAGCGGCGCACGCTGCTACTGGTCTCGGCAGCCATCTTCACGCTGGCCTCGGTCGCCGTCGCAGGTGCGCCGGGGATCGGGACGGCCCTGGTCGGGCGGGTCGTGCAGGGAGGTGCGTCCGGCATCGTCCTGGCCATCGCCATCTCCTGTGCGGGCGAGTCCGTTCCGGGCAACCAACGGGGACGGGCGATGGCGACCGTTCTGATGGGCTTGAGCCTCGCCCTGGTCGCCGGCGTCCCTCTCGGCGTGCTGATCGCAGAGGTCTCCGGCTGGCGATCCGCGTTCTACGGCGTAGCGGCCGGCGGCGCCGGACTTTGCGGCCTCCTGATCGCCCAGCCCGATCTCGGCCAAGCCGGCCCGCACGGCCGGCACGAGGGTGGAGGTCACCCGCAGCCGATGGGGCGAAGGCAGGTGGCCGCGCTCGTTGTCAGTCTCGCCTGGATGAGCGCCTACTCGACCATGTTCAGCTACGCAGCGCCCCTGCTGAAGCACCGGTTCGACCTGGATGGGGCCGGCTTGAGCGTCGCGATCGTGGCCTTCGGGACCGCCTGCATGGGCGGCGGCTATCTCGGCGGCGCGTTGAGCGACGCGATTTCGGAGCACCGGGCTGCAATCCTCGCAATCGTGCTGAATGCCTTGGTGATCGCCGCCTTCCCCTTTCTGGCCGGAGGCCTTGCGAGCGCCGTCACCTTCATGGCGGCGTGGGGCCTGTCCTCCTGGATGGTGGTGGCGCCGGTCCAGGCCATCTTGGCCTCGGGCGAAGGCTCGGTAGATGTCGCCCTCGGCCTCAACAACTCCGGCATCCAGGTCGGCATCGGCATCGGCGCGCTGATCGGTGGCATCCTTCACGAACAGCATCCGGCCCATCATGCCAGCGCATCGTTGCTCCTCCTGCTGCTGGCGCTCGGCGCCTGCCTCGCCGTTCCGCGGATGCAGGCGCGCGCTGCCCCTATGACCTGA
- a CDS encoding VOC family protein: protein MYSHIVVGTDDLQTALAFYDRVLAVLGLRRIAADDVSGAIGYAADGGSRAPMFFVGPPLNGCAAAPGNGTTVAFLAQDEEVVRQWHAAALAAGGSDEGPPGLRPQYHPGYYAAYSRDPDGNKLCCVFHG, encoded by the coding sequence ATGTACAGCCACATCGTCGTCGGCACCGACGACCTTCAGACGGCCTTGGCCTTCTATGACCGTGTCCTGGCCGTCCTCGGTCTGCGCAGGATCGCTGCGGACGATGTCAGTGGGGCGATCGGGTACGCAGCCGATGGAGGCAGCCGAGCCCCCATGTTCTTCGTCGGACCGCCCTTGAACGGCTGCGCCGCAGCACCGGGAAACGGGACCACGGTCGCCTTTCTGGCCCAGGACGAGGAGGTCGTTCGACAGTGGCACGCCGCCGCGCTGGCGGCCGGCGGAAGCGATGAGGGGCCACCCGGGCTGCGGCCTCAGTATCATCCCGGATATTACGCCGCCTACTCGCGCGATCCGGACGGCAACAAGCTCTGCTGCGTGTTCCACGGGTGA
- the folE gene encoding GTP cyclohydrolase I FolE yields MGNIDTTAKIAAGAILQRREAMAASVRSLLVCVGEDVDREGLRDTPARVARMYEEVFSGLNEDPVLHLKTQFCDDGHEEIVVVRDIEFYSMCEHHLVPFFGKAHVAYVPQGGRLTGLSKIARCVQTIARRPQLQERLTSQIVAALEEALTPLGAMALVEAEHLCMAMRGVRSSHSFTRTLVASGCLKTDPEQRAEAFQMLKG; encoded by the coding sequence ATGGGGAACATCGATACCACCGCGAAGATTGCGGCTGGGGCTATCCTGCAGCGCAGGGAGGCGATGGCCGCGTCCGTCCGATCCCTTCTGGTGTGCGTTGGCGAGGATGTCGACCGCGAGGGCCTGCGCGACACGCCGGCGCGTGTGGCGAGAATGTACGAGGAGGTGTTCTCGGGTCTCAATGAGGATCCCGTCCTTCACCTCAAGACCCAGTTCTGCGATGACGGGCACGAGGAGATCGTGGTGGTCAGGGACATCGAGTTCTATTCGATGTGCGAGCACCATCTCGTCCCGTTCTTCGGCAAGGCCCACGTCGCCTACGTCCCCCAGGGCGGCAGGCTCACGGGTCTCAGCAAGATCGCGCGCTGCGTCCAGACGATCGCGCGCCGCCCGCAGCTGCAGGAGCGGCTCACGTCGCAGATCGTGGCGGCGTTGGAGGAGGCGTTGACCCCTCTGGGAGCAATGGCTCTGGTCGAGGCCGAGCACCTCTGCATGGCCATGCGCGGTGTTCGCTCGTCCCATAGCTTCACGCGGACCCTCGTGGCGTCCGGCTGCCTCAAGACCGATCCGGAGCAGCGAGCCGAGGCGTTCCAGATGCTGAAGGGGTGA
- a CDS encoding SDR family oxidoreductase, producing MCIRFTDRRGVALVTGGAKRIGRQISKRLYLEGYAVAIHSHRSYGEACALAHEIAGSRGDAVALRADLACPASIATLVNRAEQALGPVTLLVNNASEFENDSADDLCRRQWNRHFDVNLAAPAFLMSDMAQRLPPAATGAIVNIIDQRVWKLTPQFISYTLSKSALWTATRTFAQALAPRIRVNAVGPGPTLGNARQSFEDFEMQRSACLLGNGSSADDVAEAVAFLAAAKSITGQMIAVDGGQHLAWRTPDVDGIAE from the coding sequence ATGTGCATCCGGTTCACGGATCGGAGAGGCGTGGCCCTGGTCACCGGGGGAGCGAAGCGCATCGGGCGCCAGATCTCGAAGCGCCTCTACCTGGAGGGCTACGCGGTCGCGATCCACTCCCATCGCTCCTACGGTGAGGCCTGCGCTCTCGCTCATGAGATCGCAGGCAGCCGCGGGGACGCCGTCGCCTTGCGGGCGGATCTTGCCTGCCCGGCGTCGATCGCCACCCTGGTCAACCGGGCCGAGCAGGCACTCGGCCCGGTCACGCTACTCGTCAACAACGCCTCCGAGTTCGAGAACGATTCGGCCGACGATCTCTGCCGCCGGCAGTGGAACCGCCACTTCGACGTCAACCTCGCCGCACCGGCATTCCTGATGAGCGACATGGCCCAGCGGCTGCCGCCGGCGGCGACGGGTGCCATCGTCAACATCATCGATCAACGGGTCTGGAAGCTGACGCCGCAGTTCATCTCCTACACCCTGTCCAAGTCGGCGCTCTGGACCGCCACGAGAACCTTCGCACAGGCGCTTGCACCGCGGATCCGGGTCAATGCCGTTGGGCCGGGACCGACCCTCGGCAACGCCCGGCAGTCGTTCGAGGATTTCGAGATGCAGCGATCCGCTTGTCTCCTGGGGAACGGGAGCTCGGCCGATGATGTCGCGGAAGCCGTCGCCTTCCTGGCGGCGGCCAAGAGCATCACCGGACAGATGATCGCGGTCGATGGTGGCCAGCATCTCGCCTGGCGGACCCCCGACGTCGACGGCATCGCCGAATGA
- a CDS encoding queuosine precursor transporter: MQNRKYLLLLAGVFCGTLVCTIILSGKIVSIFGLTFPASIVLFPATFMFGDILTEVYGYSVTRQVVWAGLISEIVWVAGYWTAAALPPAPFWSAQDAFVTVLGLTPRIAVAGMTAYVVGEFVNSYVLAKLKVMTGGRYLAVRLVGSTVFGAAADTVIVLGIAFAGIYTISQMFWMGLSVWFLKVVWELVALPVSMPLIAWLKRQENEDYYDRDTDFSPFTLADRKRSLERARPAAGSAVSPL; the protein is encoded by the coding sequence ATGCAAAACAGGAAATATCTATTGCTGCTTGCGGGCGTGTTTTGCGGAACTCTCGTCTGCACAATCATCCTGTCTGGTAAGATCGTCAGCATCTTCGGTCTGACGTTTCCCGCCTCGATCGTGCTGTTTCCCGCCACGTTCATGTTCGGCGACATCCTCACCGAAGTGTACGGCTACAGCGTCACGAGGCAGGTGGTCTGGGCCGGGCTGATTTCGGAGATCGTCTGGGTCGCGGGATATTGGACGGCGGCTGCCCTGCCACCGGCCCCATTCTGGTCTGCCCAGGACGCCTTCGTGACGGTGCTCGGCCTGACGCCGCGCATCGCTGTCGCCGGCATGACCGCCTACGTCGTGGGCGAGTTCGTGAACTCCTATGTGCTCGCCAAGCTCAAGGTGATGACCGGCGGTCGTTATCTCGCCGTGAGGCTCGTCGGCTCGACGGTGTTCGGCGCCGCAGCCGACACGGTCATCGTTCTCGGCATTGCCTTCGCGGGCATCTACACGATCAGCCAGATGTTCTGGATGGGCTTGTCTGTCTGGTTCCTCAAAGTGGTCTGGGAACTCGTCGCGCTGCCGGTGTCCATGCCGCTGATCGCTTGGCTCAAGAGGCAGGAGAATGAGGACTATTACGACCGCGACACGGACTTCTCGCCATTCACGCTGGCCGACCGCAAGCGCTCCCTCGAACGGGCGCGACCCGCAGCCGGGTCGGCCGTTTCACCCCTCTAG
- a CDS encoding class I SAM-dependent methyltransferase translates to MTNCIADARSQEYIRAHYTRETPVLRELREYNATRPDSFLQITPDQGAALRMLVGACGAKRILEIGVYTGYSAIWMASVLPEDGFLLACDIDPGVLAIAEPYLRKAGLIDRIDFAVGPAQATLAKLLDQGAEGSFDLAFIDADKEPMNVYYEACLRLVRTGGLIVVDNVLWEGRVADPDSTDPDAAAMRAIAARITADSRVDSCVLSVGDGLLVARKLREAETVGIATGALSQELERGRSVGRSCLLSEPGRKEIE, encoded by the coding sequence ATGACGAACTGCATCGCCGATGCGCGGTCTCAGGAATACATCCGTGCGCATTACACGCGCGAGACCCCGGTCCTGCGGGAGCTGCGGGAGTACAACGCGACGCGGCCGGACAGCTTCCTCCAGATCACGCCCGACCAGGGGGCGGCGCTCAGAATGCTCGTGGGTGCCTGCGGCGCGAAGCGCATCCTCGAGATCGGCGTCTACACTGGCTACAGTGCGATCTGGATGGCCTCCGTCCTGCCCGAGGACGGATTTCTCCTGGCCTGCGACATCGACCCAGGAGTGCTCGCGATCGCCGAACCGTATCTCCGCAAGGCCGGCCTCATCGACAGGATCGATTTCGCCGTCGGACCAGCCCAAGCCACCCTGGCGAAGCTCCTCGACCAGGGGGCCGAGGGAAGCTTTGATCTCGCCTTCATCGACGCCGACAAGGAGCCGATGAATGTGTACTATGAGGCTTGCCTGCGGCTGGTGCGGACGGGCGGTCTGATCGTCGTCGACAACGTCCTCTGGGAAGGCAGGGTCGCGGATCCCGACAGCACCGACCCCGATGCGGCCGCCATGCGGGCGATCGCAGCCCGGATCACGGCCGATTCTCGCGTCGATAGCTGCGTCCTTTCCGTCGGCGATGGGCTTCTCGTGGCGAGGAAGCTCCGCGAGGCCGAGACAGTCGGGATTGCGACGGGGGCGCTGTCACAGGAACTTGAACGCGGCCGCAGCGTCGGCAGGTCGTGTCTTCTCTCAGAGCCCGGCCGAAAAGAAATCGAATGA
- a CDS encoding bifunctional protein-serine/threonine kinase/phosphatase — MRSVLSVSIGQYSSAGRKAANQDFHGALIPDGAMLAAKGIAVALADGISTSRVSHVAAETAVKSLLTDYYCTSDAWSVKTSVRRVLNATNSWLHAETKRGQHAYDLDKGYICTLSALVLKGRRAHLFHVGDCRVFRLSRGTLEQLTEDHRVILSSQESYLGRALGMAPHVEIDYQAFDLDEGDIFILATDGVYQHAAPGFMARAVQDAGDKLDAAARRIAEEAFARGSPDNLTVQAVRIDSLPDWDASAFAGFSQTLPAPPLLEARAVLDGYTILRPLHHSHRSHLYLASDDASGSLVALKIPSVDLRDDPAYLQRFMMEEWIARRLDSPYVAKAPAQDRRRTQLYTVIEYVDGQTLAQWMTDHPEPDLETVRRIVEQIAAGLHAFHRREMVHQDLRPENIMIDRHGTVKIVDFGSTRVLGVEEAQPLPHTDEGLGTLQYAAPEYFVGEVGTPSSDLFSLGVIGYQMMTGRLPYGVEVARARTHKQQKRLTYIPAENLPDWIDGALRKAVHPDPFRRYRALSEFLYDLRHPNPAFLGRGRIPLYERNPLLVWQALCFFLVLIIVCLLTVHSR; from the coding sequence ATGAGGAGCGTGCTGTCCGTCTCGATCGGGCAATATTCCAGCGCTGGGCGCAAGGCCGCCAATCAGGACTTCCATGGGGCCCTGATTCCGGATGGCGCGATGCTTGCCGCGAAGGGCATCGCCGTCGCGCTCGCCGATGGCATCAGCACGAGCCGGGTCAGCCATGTCGCTGCCGAAACTGCGGTCAAGAGCTTGCTCACGGACTACTATTGCACGTCGGACGCCTGGTCAGTGAAGACCTCGGTTCGGCGCGTTTTGAACGCAACGAATTCCTGGCTGCACGCCGAGACAAAGCGTGGCCAGCACGCCTACGACCTCGACAAAGGCTATATCTGCACCCTGAGCGCCCTCGTGCTGAAAGGGCGCCGGGCACACCTGTTCCACGTCGGCGATTGTCGCGTCTTTCGGCTGTCGAGAGGAACGCTCGAACAGCTCACGGAGGACCATCGGGTCATCCTCTCGTCGCAGGAGAGCTATCTCGGTCGCGCCCTCGGCATGGCGCCTCACGTCGAGATCGACTACCAGGCCTTCGATCTTGACGAGGGCGACATCTTCATCCTGGCGACAGACGGCGTCTACCAGCATGCCGCGCCAGGCTTCATGGCCCGGGCCGTGCAGGACGCGGGCGACAAGCTGGACGCCGCTGCCCGCCGCATCGCTGAGGAGGCCTTTGCGCGCGGGAGCCCCGATAATCTGACAGTCCAGGCTGTCCGGATCGACAGCCTGCCCGACTGGGACGCCTCCGCCTTCGCAGGCTTCTCGCAGACCCTGCCGGCCCCGCCTCTCCTCGAAGCGCGAGCGGTTCTCGACGGCTACACCATTCTTCGTCCTCTTCATCATAGCCACCGCAGCCACCTGTACCTGGCCTCCGACGACGCATCGGGTAGCTTGGTCGCGCTGAAGATCCCGTCCGTGGACCTGAGGGACGACCCCGCCTACTTGCAGCGCTTCATGATGGAGGAGTGGATCGCGCGCCGGCTCGACTCGCCGTACGTCGCCAAGGCCCCTGCGCAGGACCGCCGGCGCACGCAGCTCTACACCGTGATCGAGTACGTGGACGGACAGACGCTGGCACAGTGGATGACTGACCATCCCGAGCCGGATCTGGAGACCGTCCGCCGCATCGTGGAGCAGATCGCTGCAGGGCTGCACGCTTTTCACCGCCGCGAGATGGTGCACCAGGATCTCAGGCCCGAAAACATCATGATCGACCGGCACGGGACCGTGAAGATCGTGGATTTCGGATCGACGAGAGTGCTGGGCGTCGAGGAGGCGCAGCCGCTCCCGCACACGGACGAGGGGCTCGGCACCTTGCAATACGCAGCACCAGAATACTTCGTCGGAGAGGTTGGCACACCGAGCTCGGACCTGTTCTCGCTCGGCGTGATCGGATACCAAATGATGACTGGCCGGCTGCCCTACGGCGTTGAGGTGGCGCGCGCGCGGACGCACAAGCAGCAGAAGCGACTGACATACATTCCAGCGGAGAACCTTCCCGATTGGATCGACGGTGCGCTTCGCAAGGCGGTGCACCCTGACCCGTTCAGGCGCTATCGAGCTTTGTCCGAGTTCCTGTACGACTTGCGCCATCCCAATCCGGCCTTCCTCGGCCGGGGCCGTATCCCGCTGTACGAGAGAAACCCGCTGCTCGTTTGGCAGGCACTTTGCTTTTTTCTCGTGCTGATCATCGTCTGTTTGCTCACGGTGCACAGCCGCTAG
- a CDS encoding formate/nitrite transporter family protein, with amino-acid sequence MAYLAPSEFVTKMVDAGESKIFMSTRDTVIRAYMAGALLALAAVFAVTVTVQTGSPLVGAILFPVGFCMLYLLGFDLLTGVFVLAPLALIDRRPGVTLGGVLRNWGLVFIGNFAGALTVAVMMAIIFTFGFTTPPDPVGQRIGSIGESRTVGYAAHGAAGMLTLFIRGMLCNWMVSTGVVGAMISTTVPGKVIAMWMPIMVFFFMTFEHSVVNMFLFPSGLMLGGKFSIGDYLIWNEIPTVLGNLVGGLAFTGLTLYTTHIRTGEKRPARDARGAVVYPAE; translated from the coding sequence GTGGCCTATCTCGCCCCGTCCGAGTTCGTCACCAAGATGGTGGACGCCGGTGAATCCAAAATCTTCATGTCGACGCGTGACACGGTGATCCGTGCCTATATGGCCGGTGCGCTACTCGCGCTTGCGGCCGTCTTCGCCGTCACCGTAACCGTGCAGACCGGCTCGCCACTCGTGGGCGCGATCCTGTTTCCGGTGGGCTTTTGCATGCTCTACCTGCTCGGCTTTGACCTTCTGACCGGCGTCTTCGTACTGGCGCCCCTTGCCCTGATCGATCGGCGGCCAGGCGTGACGCTCGGCGGCGTGCTGCGCAACTGGGGCCTTGTTTTCATCGGCAATTTCGCGGGCGCCCTGACCGTGGCCGTGATGATGGCGATCATTTTCACTTTCGGCTTCACCACTCCTCCCGATCCGGTCGGCCAGCGGATCGGCTCGATCGGCGAGTCGCGCACGGTCGGCTACGCCGCCCATGGCGCGGCGGGCATGCTCACCCTCTTCATTCGCGGCATGCTCTGCAACTGGATGGTCTCGACGGGCGTCGTCGGCGCGATGATCTCCACCACCGTCCCAGGCAAGGTCATTGCCATGTGGATGCCGATCATGGTCTTCTTCTTCATGACCTTCGAGCATTCAGTTGTGAACATGTTCCTGTTTCCATCGGGCCTGATGCTCGGCGGCAAGTTCTCGATCGGCGACTATCTGATCTGGAACGAGATCCCGACTGTGCTCGGCAACCTCGTCGGCGGCCTCGCCTTCACGGGCCTGACCCTCTACACGACCCACATCCGCACCGGCGAGAAGCGTCCGGCGCGCGACGCCAGAGGTGCCGTGGTCTACCCGGCTGAATGA